A segment of the Pseudomonas serboccidentalis genome:
CTGCACCCTCGATTGCGGCACCCTGAACTTCGGCGACGGCGACACCATTTACGTCTCGACGCCTGCGCAACTGCGCGCCGGTGCCAAGCGCATCACCGAACTGGGCGTGAAGGCCGAGCTGGAAATCTTCGACACCGGTCACCTGTGGTTCGCCAAGCAGATGATCAAGGAAGGCCTGCTCGATAACCCGTTGTTCCAGCTGTGTCTGGGTATCCCGTGGGGCGCCCCGGCGGATACCACCACCATGAAGGCCATGGTCGACAACCTGCCCGCCGACGCGGTGTGGGCCGGGTTCGGTATCGGCCGGATGCAAATGCCGATGGCCGCGCAAGCGGTGCTATTGGGCGGCAACGTGCGGGTCGGGCTGGAAGACAACCTGTGGCTGGACAAGGGCGTGCTGGCAACCAACGGCCAACTGGTCGAACGCGCCACCGAGATCCTCAGCCGCCTCGGCGCCCGGGTGCTGACCCCGGCTGAAGGTCGCAAGAAAATGGGCCTGACCCCGCGCGGCTGACCTATCCCCAACACGGGCCTGACTGTCCCCATCTTCAACCTGTAGGAGCTGCCGAAGGCTGCGATCTTTTGACTTTGATTTTTAGAAGCAAGATCAAAAGATCGCTGCCTTCGGCAACTCCTACAGGGATCACCTTACTCGGGAAAATCACTATGAGCTTTATCACCGACATCAAAACCTTCGCCGCCCTCGGCAGCGGTGTCATCGGCAGCGGCTGGGTCGCCCGTGCCCTCGCCCATGGCCTCGACGTGGTGGCCTGGGACCCGGCGCCCGGCGCTGAAGCCGCGCTGCGCAAACGCGTGGCCAATGCCTGGGGCGCGCTGGAGAAAAACGGCCTGGCGCCCGGCGCATCGCAGGATCGCCTGCGCTTTGTCGCGACCATCGAGGAATGCGTGCGCGATGCCGACTTCATCCAGGAAAGCGCCCCGGAACGCCTTGAGCTGAAGCTGGAGCTGCACAGCAAAATCAGCGCGGCGGCCAAACCCGATGCGCTGATCGGTTCGAGTACTTCGGGCCTGTTACCGAGCGAGTTCTACGAGAGTTCGACCCACCCTGAGCGCTGCGTGGTCGGGCACCCGTTCAACCCGGTGTATCTGTTGCCGCTGGTGGAAGTGGTCGGTGGCAAGCACACCGCGCCCGAGGCCGTGCAAGCGGCAATGAATGTCTACGAATCCCTCGGCATGCGCCCGCTGCACGTGCGCAAGGAAGTACCCGGTTTTATCGCCGACCGTTTGCTCGAAGCGCTGTGGCGTGAGGCGCTGCACCTGGTCAACGATGGTGTAGCGACCACCGGTGAGATCGACGACGCGATCCGTTTTGGCGCCGGTCTGCGCTGGTCGTTCATGGGCACGTTCCTGACTTACACGTTGGCCGGTGGCGATGCCGGGATGCGTCACTTCATGTCGCAGTTCGGCCCGGCATTGCAGTTGCCATGGACTTATCTGCCAGCGCCGGAACTGACCGACAAGCTGATTGACGATGTGGTCGATGGCACCAGCGACCAGCTCGGTCGTCACAGCATTTCGGCGCTGGAGCGCTATCGTGATGACTGCCTGCTGGCGGTGCTTGAGGCGGTGAAGACCACCAAAGAGAAGCATGGGATGAGTTTCAGCGAGTAAACATCAACATCTGTGGTGAGGGAGCTTGCTCCCGCTGGACTGCGCAGCAGTCCCAAAACCCTCACATGCGGTTCATCAGCCAGAACGCATTCACCGGTTTTACGACCGCTGCGCGGCCGAGCGGGAGCAAGCTCCCTCGCCACACAGTTGCATGTCAGACAATATTTTGGAGTTCCGCCATGCCCACCCTCACCACCTACCAGACCACAATCATCCCCGACTGGGTCGACTACAACGGCCACCTGCGCGACGCCTTCTATCTGCTGATTTTCAGCTACGCCACCGATGCCCTGATGGACCGTCTCGGCATGGACAGCAATAACCGCGAAGCCAGCGGCCACTCGCTGTTCACCCTCGAGCTGCACCTCAACTACCTGCACGAAGTGAAGCTCGACGCCGAGGTCGAAGTGCGCACGCAGATCATCGGTCACGACAGCAAGCGCCTGCACCTTTATCACAGCCTGCACCTGACCGGTGACGACAAGGAACTGGCCGGCAACGAGCAGATGCTGCTGCACGTCGATCTCGCCGGCCCGCGTTCGGCGCCGTTCACCCCGGACACCCTGAGCCGCCTGCAAGCCATCGTCACCGAGCAAGTCGACCTGCCGGCCCCGGCTTACATCGGTCGGGTCATCGCCCTGCCACCCGCCCGGTAACCCCTCCAACACAAGGAGCCACCATGAACACCGCTGCCGCTGTTGCCGACTTCCGTACTTATCCGTTGATCAGCGCGCTGAGCGGCGTGCAGAGTCTGGCGGATCGCGTTTCGATTGCCTGGGCCGATGGCCGCATCAGTCCGTTTCACCATGTCTGGCTGCGGGATAACTGCCCGTGCGAGCAGTGCGTCTACAACGTCACCCGCGAGCAGGTATTCGAGATCGTCGATGCCGCGCCGGATCTGGCCCTCGCCAGCGCCCAGATCGACAGCGACGGCTGCCTGCGCATCGACTGGCAGGACGGCCACCGCAGCCGCTTCGACCCCGGCTGGTTGCGCGCCCACGCTTATGACGACGCCTCCCGCATCGAACGCCTGGCCGCCAAGCCCAAGGCTTACCTGTGGCGCAGCGATTTGCAGTTGCCGGTGTTCGACTACGCCACGCTGATGAATGACAACGGCGCCCTGCTGCAATGGTTGATCGCGGTGCGTGACATCGGCCTGACTCAGGTGCGCGGTGTGCCCACTGAGCCTGGCTCGCTGAAGCTGATCGCCCAGCGTATTTCGTTCATCCGCGAGAGCAATTTCGGCGTGCTGTTCAACGTGCAATCGAAGGCCGATGCCGACAGCAACGCTTACACCGCTTTCAACCTGCCACTGCACACGGACTTGCCGACCCGCGAGTTGCAACCGGGGCTGCAATTTCTGCATTGCCTGGTGAATGATGCCGAGGGCGGCGAAAGTATTTTTGTCGATGGTTTTGCGATTGCCGATGCGTTACGGCTGGAAGCGCCGGAGCTGTTTCAGGCGCTGTGCGACATCCCCGTGGAATTCCGTAACAAGGATCGCCACAGCGACTATCGCTGCCTGGCGCCGATCATTGCCCTGGATGCGTTGGGCCGGGTCGCGGAGATTCGCATGGCGAACTTTCTGCGCGGCGCGTTCGATACGTCGGCGGAACAAATGCCGCTGCTGTACCGCGCCTATCGACGCTTGATTGCGCTGACCCGCGAGCCACGGTTTCGGCTGATGCAGCGGCTTAATCCGGGGGAACTGTGGTGCTTCGATAACCGCCGCACATTGCATGCGCGCAATGCGTTTGACCCGGCCACCGGGGCGCGGCATTTCCAGGGCTGCTACATCGATCGGGATGAGCTCTTGTCGCGGATTCTGGTGTTGCAACGCTGATCCGCTAAAAGCAAAAGATCGTCCGAAGGCTCTGGCCGCGATCGGACGATCTTTTGACTTTCATTAAATTAAAAAAGCCCCGATACAAGCCGTGACAGGATCGGGGCAGAGGGTACTGTTGAGGAGCTGCCAGTCGAGGGTGACCAAACCGTCTGTAGCGAGCTTGCGCCAGTGTGCCCACTCCATTTTCCAATGAGTTAGCCGAAAACGACCTGTTCATAGCCGTCGCAGCCACTGCGACAAATCGCCCTTGCCGTCACTCCCCATGCCTACCAGAATCGAGCCACGACCTCCGTTGCCAAAGAAGGATGCGCGTCATGATGTATGCCGATTTGATTGATCAGGAAGATTTGTTGGGCCAGCTCAAGGCGCTGGGTTTTCAAGTGCCGAGCGGCTCGACCGCCGAGCAGGCCTGTGAGTGTGCCGTACGAGGCCTGGATAACGTTCGCGCGTTTGAATTGCGCAAGATGGTCAAGGACATGTACACCAGCGGCGCCAGTATCCAGCCTGCGGTGCGTCAGGCGATCGACAAGCAGTTGTTGCCGGCGTTGGCGGATTACCAGCAAAGCCATAGCGCCTGACAGACGATCAAAAGATCGCAGCCTGCGGCAGCTCCTACAGTTGAAATGCGTTCCCCTGTAGGAGCTGCCGCAGGCTGCGATCTTTTGCTTTACAGCCTTACGCTGGCAAACGTCGACTCATTGCGCGCCTGACTCAACGCCGACATCGGCCCCGACAGCGGCGACATCACGATCGCCTGCGGCAGCGGCATCATCGCCACTTGCTGCGTGGTATTGGAGCCTACGCGCTCGTCACGCGGCGGAATGCCGAAGTACTCGCGGTAGCACTTGGAGAAGTGCGGCGTCGACACGAAACCACACACCGAGGCCACTTCGATGATCGACATCGGCGTCTGCTTGAGCAGTTGCCGCGCGCGGATCAGGCGCAGCTTGAGGTAGTAGCGCGACGGCGAGCAGTGCAGGTATTTCTGGAACAGCCGCTCCAGTTGGCGAC
Coding sequences within it:
- a CDS encoding 3-keto-5-aminohexanoate cleavage protein, giving the protein MNHDVIITCALTGAGDTTAKSPHVPVTPKQIAAAAVEAAKAGATVVHCHVRDPQTGKFSRDVALYREVMERIREADVDIIVNLTAGMGGDLEIGPGEKPMEFGPNTDLVGPLTRLAHVEELLPEICTLDCGTLNFGDGDTIYVSTPAQLRAGAKRITELGVKAELEIFDTGHLWFAKQMIKEGLLDNPLFQLCLGIPWGAPADTTTMKAMVDNLPADAVWAGFGIGRMQMPMAAQAVLLGGNVRVGLEDNLWLDKGVLATNGQLVERATEILSRLGARVLTPAEGRKKMGLTPRG
- a CDS encoding L-carnitine dehydrogenase, producing the protein MSFITDIKTFAALGSGVIGSGWVARALAHGLDVVAWDPAPGAEAALRKRVANAWGALEKNGLAPGASQDRLRFVATIEECVRDADFIQESAPERLELKLELHSKISAAAKPDALIGSSTSGLLPSEFYESSTHPERCVVGHPFNPVYLLPLVEVVGGKHTAPEAVQAAMNVYESLGMRPLHVRKEVPGFIADRLLEALWREALHLVNDGVATTGEIDDAIRFGAGLRWSFMGTFLTYTLAGGDAGMRHFMSQFGPALQLPWTYLPAPELTDKLIDDVVDGTSDQLGRHSISALERYRDDCLLAVLEAVKTTKEKHGMSFSE
- a CDS encoding thioesterase family protein, with protein sequence MPTLTTYQTTIIPDWVDYNGHLRDAFYLLIFSYATDALMDRLGMDSNNREASGHSLFTLELHLNYLHEVKLDAEVEVRTQIIGHDSKRLHLYHSLHLTGDDKELAGNEQMLLHVDLAGPRSAPFTPDTLSRLQAIVTEQVDLPAPAYIGRVIALPPAR
- a CDS encoding gamma-butyrobetaine dioxygenase; the encoded protein is MNTAAAVADFRTYPLISALSGVQSLADRVSIAWADGRISPFHHVWLRDNCPCEQCVYNVTREQVFEIVDAAPDLALASAQIDSDGCLRIDWQDGHRSRFDPGWLRAHAYDDASRIERLAAKPKAYLWRSDLQLPVFDYATLMNDNGALLQWLIAVRDIGLTQVRGVPTEPGSLKLIAQRISFIRESNFGVLFNVQSKADADSNAYTAFNLPLHTDLPTRELQPGLQFLHCLVNDAEGGESIFVDGFAIADALRLEAPELFQALCDIPVEFRNKDRHSDYRCLAPIIALDALGRVAEIRMANFLRGAFDTSAEQMPLLYRAYRRLIALTREPRFRLMQRLNPGELWCFDNRRTLHARNAFDPATGARHFQGCYIDRDELLSRILVLQR